In Portunus trituberculatus isolate SZX2019 chromosome 10, ASM1759143v1, whole genome shotgun sequence, one genomic interval encodes:
- the LOC123501863 gene encoding G2/mitotic-specific cyclin-B-like, giving the protein MPLRARQQLNMVEQNGGPRKVEAKVFQGPTLHRAALGEMSNRNFSRHSLKSMKSLDIVKQEAVSVVGLKRYSGKENVQSSVVVEKVKKEVPKEPVEDVVNSSKMEVDELVVAFSSQRLNVEDIDAQDASNPQLVSEYVCDIYNYLRSLENKSPVQYRYLEGQTVTHKMRLILVDWLVQVHHRFTLTQETLFLTVGILDRYLQKERNVPRNKIQLVGVTAMFIASKFEEMVCPDVGDFSYITDKAYTKREILRMEIDILKKLEFNISIPLPLHFLRRNSKAGMVDSKHHTLAKYLMELCLPEYTMCHYKASVIAAAALCLTLKLLDGGDWNDTLIYHSTYTEEQLMPVMCKMAAVVVKSRHNSKHQAVREKYEAIKFMKISKLPELKSDMITRLAERSALT; this is encoded by the exons ATGGTGGAGCAGAATGGCGGGCCGAGGAAGGTGGAGGCCAAGGTGTTCCAGGGCCCCACACTCCATCGGGCAGCCCTGGGGGAGATGAGCAACAGGAATTTCTCCCGCCACAGTTTAAAGTCCATGAAATCCCTGGACATAGTGAAGCAGGAGGCTGTGTCTGTTGTGGGTCTGAAGAG GTACAGTGGGAAGGAGAATGTGCAGtccagtgtggtggtggagaaggtgaagaaggaggtgcCAAAGGAGCCAGTGGAGGATGTGGTGAACAGCAGCAAGATGGAGGTGGATGAGCTGGTGGTGGCATTCTCCAGCCAGCGCCTCAATGTGGAGGACATCGACGCTCAGGACGCCAGCAACCCCCAGCTGGTGTCCGAGTATGTGTGTGACATCTACAACTACCTCAGGAGTCTGGAG AACAAATCTCCAGTGCAGTACCGCTACCTGGAGGGGCAGACCGTCACCCACAAGATGCGACTCATCCTAGTGGACTGGCTGGTGCAGGTTCATCACCGCTTCACACTCACTCAGGAGACACTCTTCCTCACTGTTGGCATCCTGGACAGATACCTCCAG aaagagaggaatgttcCCCGCAACAAGATCCAGCTGGTGGGTGTGACGGCAATGTTCATAGCCAGCAAGTTTGAGGAGATGGTTTGTCCGGACGTGGGGGACTTCTCATACATCACCGATAAGGCTTACACCAAGAGGGAGATTCTCAGGATGGAAATAGACATTCTCAAGAAGCTGGAGTTCAACATTTCCATTCCTCTGCCACTCCACTTCCTCAGAAGGAACAGCAAGGCAGGCATG GTTGACTCGAAGCACCACACCCTCGCCAAGTACCTGATGGAGCTGTGTCTGCCGGAATACACCATGTGCCACTACAAGGCGTCtgtcattgctgctgctgctctctgcCTCACTCTCAA GCTGCTGGATGGTGGGGATTGGAATGACACGCTGATCTAccactccacctacacagaGGAGCAGCTGATGCCTGTCATGTGCAagatggcagcggtggtggtcaAAAGTCGCCACAATTCTAAACATCAG gctgTCAGGGAGAAGTATGAGGCAATCAAATTCATGAAGATCAGCAAGCTGCCTGAACTCAAGTCTGACATGATAACCAGGTTGGCAGAGAGAAGTGCTCTGACTTAA